The genomic DNA GTTATGGGGAGTAGGCGACAAGACCGCCGAGTCACTGACCCGCCTGGGGCTGCGCACGGTCGCTGACATCGCCGGGACACCCGTGACTACCTTGTGCCGGGTCCTCGGGCCCGCCGCGGGGCGGCATCTGTCCGAACTGGCCTGGGGGCGAGACCCCAGGGCCGTGGTCCCGCACGAACCCGAGCGCAGCATCGGTGCCGAGGAGACATTCGGTACCGATGTCGACGATGCCTCGGTGGTCCTGCGCGAGATATTACGTCTGGCCGAGAAGGTCGCCGCCCGGCAGCGCGCCCGCGGTTACGTGGGTCGCACTGTCACAGTCAAGGTCAGGTTCGCTGATTTCACCACGATCACGCGGTCGCGAACCCTGCCCGATCCCACCGATGTCGCCCGCGACATCTTCACAGCAGCTGCGGAACTCTTCGGTTCCCTGGACCTGCAGCGGGCCCGGGTCCGTCTCGTCGGGGTGCGCATGAGTGGTCTGAGCGACGGCGCCACGACACCGCGGCAACTGTTGCTCGACGACACCGGACCTGCCTGGCGAGAGACCGAGTTGGCGGTCGACCGTATCGCTGAGCGGTTCGGTCGCCACGTCGTCAAACCCGCTCGTCTGGTGGAACCTCCCGGCGATTGACCACCCCCAGTGCCGCAGCGGACACCGCCAGCACCCAGCCGGCCCCGAACATCCAGCCCGCGATCACATCGGACGGCCAATGGACGCCGAGGATCAGCCGCCCCACACCCATCAACACGCCAGCCGTCCACAGCCCCACGGCGATTCCTCGTCCGCCCGGCACCACGAACAGGACCACGATCCCGTAGACCACCCACGTCGTGACCCCTCCGAGCGCATGCCCTGACGGGAACGCGTAGTCGGTTGCCGCGGCGATCGGGTCCGACCACACCGGACGCTCGCGTCCAACAGCAGCATCCACAACCTCCGAGACGACCGCTCCTCCCAAAGAGGTGACCGCCAGGTAGATCGCCCAGCCCCGATACCCCCGTGCCGCCAGGAGCACGACTATCACGATCGTCAGTGGAACCAGGACCAGCGGCGATCCCGCCCACCGTAGTAACTGTCCGACGATCACAAGAAGTCCGGACGACCGTGCGGCCTCATGGAAAGCGATCGCAACAGTGGCATCCCAGGTGGGAGGTGTCTGTGCCACCACCTGTTGCGTCAGAACAGCCGCGACGGCGAAACACAGCGCTGACAGCCCGGCGAATACCGGCACCCACCGTCGCCGCGGAAGGGCGGGGGTCGTTCGCGTGTCGCTCACCCACCACCTCCTCCCGCCCTTGATCATCGGATCGGCCGGGCCATATCGCTCGATGCCCGCTAGTCTCAGCCCATGCGTTCCAGCCACCCCGCGCATCCCCGAGAGGTGTTGCTGCGCGGAATCGGCGACTGGACTTTCCCATGTGCCCGGCCCCGCCTATTGTGGAATTGAAAGCGTTGGAGGTGTCGCATGCCCCTGTCGGACCATGAACAGCGGCTGCTCGAGCAGATGGAGCGTGCCCTCTACGCCGAGGACCCCAAGTTCGCCGACTCCTTGCGCAAGACCCGCCGGGCGGCCATCGACCGCAGGCGACTGCTGCTCGGGGTGATCGGGGCTGTGGTCGGTCTTG from Candidatus Nanopelagicales bacterium includes the following:
- the dinB gene encoding DNA polymerase IV, with amino-acid sequence MSRSQIDRPRASQPVHADDRDCTVLHVDMDAFYASVSLLARPDLVGQPVVIGGSANRGVVLSATYEARALGVHSAMPMARARRLAPAAVVIEPDFRRYADASEGVMALFRTITPAVEPLSLDEAFLDVSGARRRLGSPRDIANLIRARVKDEQGITCSVGVAASKFVAKLASTLGKPDGLLVVPPDRVVEFLHPLPVSALWGVGDKTAESLTRLGLRTVADIAGTPVTTLCRVLGPAAGRHLSELAWGRDPRAVVPHEPERSIGAEETFGTDVDDASVVLREILRLAEKVAARQRARGYVGRTVTVKVRFADFTTITRSRTLPDPTDVARDIFTAAAELFGSLDLQRARVRLVGVRMSGLSDGATTPRQLLLDDTGPAWRETELAVDRIAERFGRHVVKPARLVEPPGD
- a CDS encoding phosphatase PAP2 family protein; the protein is MSDTRTTPALPRRRWVPVFAGLSALCFAVAAVLTQQVVAQTPPTWDATVAIAFHEAARSSGLLVIVGQLLRWAGSPLVLVPLTIVIVVLLAARGYRGWAIYLAVTSLGGAVVSEVVDAAVGRERPVWSDPIAAATDYAFPSGHALGGVTTWVVYGIVVLFVVPGGRGIAVGLWTAGVLMGVGRLILGVHWPSDVIAGWMFGAGWVLAVSAAALGVVNRREVPPDERV